ATCTTCAGCTGTTTTTTTTACAACTTCTTCCAATAAATGCATAAATCGCTCTAAGTCTTTGTGTGTATATGGCTTTGGTCCCTTACCATATTTTTCATTCTTGCGCATTTTTGCACTTAAAAAACGTTGGTTCAATAATCCGGTAATTTTTTCATCTGTATATTCATAACCTAAATGATGCAAAACAATCACCCGTTTCGCTAATGCCAAAGCAGCCAGTCCATAATCTTGTGTGATCAGGATATCTCCTGTTTTAATCAATTGTAAAATACGGTAATCAGCACTATCCACTCCTTTATCCACATAAACAAAAGAAATAAAATTTGGAAATTCCTTTGTTGAATAATGTGCAATGCTGGTTACAATAACAACAAATAATTGCTTTTTTATTGCCCAATCAATGACCGCTTTTTTTATAGGTGAACCGTCACCATCAATAAATACTTTCATTTCTGCTTATTTTTCCCTATCTTTCGTTGGAATACCAATTTGGATGTCTTTTTAAAAAACGTGAAATTTCATTAAATGCTATATTTTGTGTTACTTTGTAAAGTTCTGGATTTCTGATCTTGGTTTTTACTACACCCTGATAACGAGGACGTTGAATATGAATGGATAAGATAAAATCAAAACGTTCAGCGAAACTTTCTTTCGTTAAAAATTTAATTCGGTTTGTTTCCTCTAAAAATTGATTCATCGCTTCCATTGTTCCTTGGATAAAACCATCTAGGTGTGTGCCACCTTCAATTGGTAAATGACCATTAACAAAGCTTGCTGAAATACTCGCAGAACTATTTTTTGAAATGACAGCTTCCATTTCTAATTCATTATCTTTTACATGAAATGTTAATGGTCTTCCTTCTCTGGTGATTCGATGATCATTTTGATAAATATATTCGGTTAACCCATTTGTGTATTTGAAATGATTTTTTTGTTCTTTGCCATCTATTAATGCCATATCCAATCCACTATTTAACATAGCCAATTGTTGACAACGTTTAAATAAAACAAAATAAGAAATTCGTTGTGTATTAAAAATAGTAGGATCTGGTGAAAAAGCAATTTCAATTTTTTGTTGATCGCTATCAGAAGGAATAAATGCTTTTTTTACCAATCTACCTTGTTGATAAATATGTATCATGCGTCTTCCATCTTTTTCAACACTAAATCCCATTTGTTCAGATAAAGCCCGTAAAATAGGTAAAAAAGTATAAGTTGAAGAAAGCAACCCTTTTTCTTTGTTCAAAGCTAATCCTTTCTCACTAGCTAAAAAGAAATTAAACCGATCAGGAGCTAATTCAATTGACAGCTGACTTTTTGAAGCATCATTTGCAATAGCAAGTAAGCCATCCAATACTTGAAAAACTAAACTTTCTAGTCCTGCTTCACCGACTACACCAATAAATCTTCCTGGACATTTTTTTATATTTTCCTTTTGTGTTTCATTTTCTAACACTTCCCAGACCACTTCTTGGCTCATAGCGACTGCCTCCTTTAGAAATAATTTGCTCTCTTGTTATGATCTCTTTTTGTAAATGAAAAGCAATATAAAAATAATTTTTATTCTAATTCATTTTAATAGTAAAAAATATTTATTAAAATAATTTTATATTTTTTGAATAAAAATTAAAAAAGCTAGTTTTACCCTAAATTTCTGTATAGCTATTCATTTACAACAATTAACTTTAAGTATTATCTATATTACGAATAATGAATATACTTTTATCATAACTGAATATTATGAAATTTACCAAAATATTCACCTATATAGGAAGAAAAAATCATTTTTCTAGTTTTTCTTAATAAACACATTGTAAAAAATTTATAAAATAACTAAAAATTCATTAAATAAAAAAATCAGCAAAGAATTTAAAATTCTTTGCTGATTTTTCGCAGTATTTATCAAAAATAAATAGTCTGTCTATCTTCCACAAAATAAACAAACACAACATCCTACAATCCGGTAGGTGATGTTTCCATCTATGTCGCTGCAATCAACCAATCACAAGTCGTAAAAACGAAACAGCCTACAATAAGCGCTATCTGATTGCGTCAACTCGTCGCATAGATGCATTCTATCATAAATAAAAAAGAGTTACAAATGTTTTTTGCCTATTCAATAATTTTATTAAAAATAAAAAAGCAATTTATTGACCAATTATAGAATATATTCAATAAAAATTATAAATTATCTAACATTTCATCTATTATTTATTTAAAATACTATCTACCTTTGTACGAATGAGATCAATTGCTACATGGTTTTCTCCACCTTCAGGAACAATAATATCTGCATAGCGTTTTGTAGGTTCAATAAATTGATGGTACATTGGCTTTACTACTGTAGAATATTGTTCAATTACAGAATCGAGCGTTCTACCGCGTTCTTTTATATCTCTTTTTATTCGACGAATAACCCGAATATCATCATCAGTATCTACATAAATTTTAATTGTCATCAAATCTCTCAATCGTTGATCATCTAATATTAAAATACCCTCTAAAATAATGACATCTTTTGGTTCTTGGACAATCGTTTCTGAACTACGTGTATGTTTCACATAATCATAAATAGGTTTCTCAATTGTTTGATAAGCAAGTAGATTCTTTAAATGATCAATTAAAAGATCTGTATCAAAAGCAAAAGGATGATCATAATTTGTTTTAAGCCGCTCATTAAAACTTAGATGACTTTGATCCTTATAGTAGGAATCTTGTTCTAACATCATAATGGAATGGTTAGGAAAGTGTTCAAAAATTGCACGACTAACACTTGTTTTTCCACTACCAGAACCACCAGTTACTCCGATTACGATTGGTTGATTGTTTTCCATAATATATTCTTCCTTCTTTGATTGTTTTTTTTCATAATAAATTAAAAATAGTAATAGAGAACATAAATAAAAGAAAATCGACACATCAAATATTTAGTCAATAAAATTGACTCTTCGAGCTGGCCGTTTTTCTATATTTTTTTATTTCCTTTTGGTAAAATTAAGAAATAAAGAGGAGGTCATTGCATGGTAATTGAAGAAATTTTACCAAAAAATTTAACCGATGAACATTATGAATTACTTTTACAAGCAGATCCTTCTAGAGAAATGATTAACTCCTATATCGATCGTTCTCATTGTTTTGAAATTCTATCACCAAAATTAATAGCTATCATTGTTTTATTGCCTACACATCCTAAAACATTAGAAATTGTCAATATTTCTGTTATTCATTCCGAACAGGGAAAAGGTATCGGACGGTATCTATTACAGTTTGCTCAAAAATTTGCTCAAACTAATAATTTTGATTGTTTAGAAATAGGTACAGGAAGTACTAGTTTCAAACAATTATATCTTTATCAATCGTATGGTTTTCGTATCTGCGATATCTATCATAATTTCTTTCCCTATCATTATAAAGAAGAAATCATTGAAAATAAACTTCATTTACAAGATATGTTACGTTTGCGTTTGATATTAAAATAATATTCTACCTTGTTATTACTACCAATTGAAGTCAAAAGAAGTCAGCCATTATTTTTTATACCAACACATTTATATTGTTACCTAAGTAATACTTGTTGCCTTTAATGGATCCTTCATTAAGATTGGTAGTGATTCTTCTAAATTGTAGATTGTATAATCTGGTTTAATACTCGTTGTATTGGTTATTTTTTGTGCATTCAACCAGACTGTTTCAATATTTGCCTGTTTACCACCTAGAATATCTGCAGTTAGTGAATCACCAATAAGTAAGGTATTTTTCTTATTTAAATTTGATATTTGACTAAAAACATAATTAAAATACTCAATCATTGGTTTTTGATAGCCGATTTCTTCAGAAATAAAAATATCTTTAAACAAATGATCAAGTTGTGCTGCTTTTAATCGTTTGTATTGGGTAGTAGCTCCTCCGTTTGTAACGACATAAAGATCATAATCATGAACCAACTTTTCTAGCACTGCTTTACTGTTCCCCAATAATTCATGTCTTTGATCAAGATAATGATGATATTTTTCTTCCATTTGATCTCCATCAACAATCTGTCCTAACTGCTTAAAGAATCGATAAAATCGTTGATCTTCTATTTCATGTTTTGTAATCTCTCCTTGTTCAAATGCCTGCCATAATTTTCGATTAATTCGTTGATAGGTCGCTAAATGCTCCCCGGTTAATTCAATATCCATCTCAGCTAAAAGTGCCTGTAAGGCATGTTTTTCTGCTGAGTAAAAATCTAATAAAGTATTATCAATATCAAATAATAATGTTTTATAACTCATATTGCTCCTCCCTTACCATTCATCTTTCTTTGTCTTTGTGATTAATTTAGCGAATTGCTTCTACTTACTATGTAGTAAAGGATATATAAATCTGGCATGAATAAAAATGTTTAAAGAACAATGTACCTTGATAAACAAAGTAACCTATTATCTTGTTTAATAGCTATATTTTAATTAAATGATACAAATAAAACAACTAATTTAGCAATTTTTTATCTTATTCTGTCTGACTTTTTATTACTTGCAATAAAGACATATTGCTTGACTTATCTAATTAACAACGATATGGTTAGTAAGTAATAACTGAATACGGTTTCTCAATGACAGCGTAATGACCTGGGAGAGAATTATAACTATTAAAAATCCCTGAATAATTATGCCTAATTATTCAGGGATTTTTTATTCTCATAATGGATCTGAATCTTTCAATAGAAATATTTATTATTCTTTATTGATATCAATTACGTAGGTAGATGTATTCATATTTTCGTATCAAATTTAAGGGAGGAATTTAATTATGTCAGTATCATTAGCAGTAAAAGAAAGAGCTGTTCGTCCACGTTCAATTAGAAATCAGTTGCGCCGAAAAGGAAAAGTTCCCGCTATCGTTTATGGTCATGAAATTAAAAGTATTCCTATCTTCTTTGATGAAAAAGAATTATTGTACATTTTACATAACAATGGATCAAATGTTGTCATAACAATGACTATTAATAATAAAAAAATCAATACTTTATTAACAAATACACAATTAGATACATTTAACAAACAAATGAGACACGCAGAATTCTTGTCTGTTAATATGAATGAAGCAACTGAAGTGGAAACAGATGTTGTTCTAACAGGTGAGGCAAGTGGCGTAAAAGCTGGGGGAATTTTGACACAAAATTTGTATACTATTTTGGTTTCTACAACACCAGAACAACTGCCAGAAAATATTGAAGTTGATATTAGCAATTTAGGCATTGGTGAAGCAATTACAGTAGGTGATCTTCCTAAGAATCCTACCTATGAACTTGTTACTTCACCTGATGAGCAGATTGCTTCTGTAGCCGAAGCAACAACAGCTCCACTTGGAGAGGAAACAATTGAAAATACAAACGAATTAGACAATACTTCAGAAACAACTGAAACTGAGACAAAATAGAAGAAACACTACTTACTTAAAAAATTTGGACGTGAGAATTTTCTTGTCTCACGTCCTTTCGCATATACTTATTAAAAATTAGAATTAACGTATTATTATTTATAAAATTTATTAGTTTTTTTCAAAAATTTAGTTAATAAATATTCCCATTTTTTTTAAATAAGATATACTATAGATAATCAAAGGAGGTTGAGTATCATGTTTGAAAGTTTTGATAGTGAACGCAGCCGTTATGCCTCTTTAGGTGTAGTCGTTAGTCTACCAGAAAAATTAATTGACAGCATTTGGCTGATCATTGATTTGAATTTAAAAGGTGTCGTTCCTCTAACCAATATTTTATATTTTGACTTAATAAACAATAATGGGAAAGTAACTATTCATTTTTCTCAAGAGATGAGTGATGTGGAAATGTCGATTGATTTAACCTTTCCTTACCTGGAAGAATATCCAGCACAGGTTTTTGCATTTGATGATGGGAACAAGGAAACGATTATTTTACCAATGGAAATGTTGGAAAATTCTTAATAAATTAGTTTACACAAACATTACATTTACGAAATAAAATGGGTTAATTTAATTATATTAACAGCCAGTTTTCTAACTTTTTATTCAGATTATTTAAATGAAGCAGTTGTCTTTTTATAAATGCAATATACGTCTAAAAAGCAAATTATTTTTATTTTACTGATTAGGTAGAGGATACTTTTTTAGCGTTTAGTTTATTGCTATTCTTTCGTTTCTATAGGCATAATAAAAAGAAACTAGGAAATCAAACACTCCTAGTTTCTTTGCTATACTTATTCTTATTCATGTATTATTATGAAACCACCTTGATAATAATTGAGTAGATTACTACACAGATTAACGCACCAATGAAGGCAGAAATGATAGGAAACCCACCAATGACCATTCCCATATTTCCTAACAATTTTGTTCCAACCCAACTACCTAAAAAGCCAACAATAATATTTCCAATAATGCCACCGGGTACATCTCTGCCAACAATTGCACCAGCAATTGCACCCAGAATGCCGCCAACAATTAACGACCATATAAAACTTAACATTTTTTTACCTGCCTTTCAATTTAATTATTGAAGGTTTCTTTGTTCATTTTGATTATCTTCTTTTTTATTATCTGTTTTATTATCCTTTGGTTTTTTGTTTTGATATTGTTCCTCATATTGTTGTTTTGACATTACATCGTCTACATTCATGTTAAACTCTACCAATTCTAATCCAGTCATATTTTTAACAGAATCAGCTACCTTTTTGGTTGCTTCATCAAATACCTCGGCAATATTTTTTCCATATTCACCAATTATATCAAGATCAATTGCTACTTGTTTACTGCCAACTTCTGCATTAACACCTTTTGTTGGATTATTATTATTTGTAAACTTATCTGTTAAGTTAGTAATGGCATTTCCACTTAATCCTAAAATACCAGGAATACTTGAAACAGCAATACCTGCAATTTTTTTCAATACTTGATCATCAAAGGTTAACTTTTTTTTAACGTCATTAGTTTTATTTGCTCCATCATTACTATTTGTATGTGTTTTATTATCCATCTTTATCAACCTTCCTTATAATTAATAATTTTATTTATTTTATCTTTCAAAAAAAGCCTGAATAGAGGCTAATATTGAAAAGAATGAACGGTTTCCATCCCACATGGTACCGATAATGTAACCAATAGTTGTTAATACTACAATTAAAATGGTTTTCCAAAAACCAATAAACATAAAAAGAACAGCAATCAGTAAAAATAGAAATGTAAAAATTAATTGATTACGATACGGATACTTTTGTTTATTTTTCATTTTTGCCTCCTCTATTCCACTCTCGGTTGTTTCTTCCAGGTACTTAGAATAGGTTGCTTTTCATAAGTCATTTTGACTGTAACTTTATGAGTTTCTATATTCGCAGTTTGTTCAAATGCTTGCACGATTCGATCTTGTATTTCCATCGCTTTTGTTAAAAATTGTTGTTTTTTTTCTTCATGAATCGTTGCTTGCACGTATGCCTTTTGATGTTTATCTAAATGAACGCTTGTTTGTATATCATTTGCTGGTACAATTTCACTTGCTGCCGAGGTGGCAACGGATTCCAATGTGTGTAATGGAAAGATAACACTCCCAGTTTCTTTATAAATAATTACCTGCTTCCTTGAAACCGGACGAAATAAAACCATCAATAAAGAAATCAATAAAAGTACTGCTGAAATAGCAATAACTATTTGATAAAATAGCGTAAACCAACTCAAATGATTAGATAAATTTTGATAAAAGAGAGTAAGCGTGTTTACGTACTCTAATTGTGAAAATAATCCAATAATGCCAAAGATACCAATAGCTAATAACAGTACACCAAGTATTTTTAACCCTCTCATGTTCTCCTCCTTTAAACTTATTTATTCTTTAATGATTTCTCTTTCTATAAATCATGTTAAATGGTTTAAGAAACAAATTCAAAAGATACGCTTTTTTTTAGACTATTTTCTTACAAATAATTTAATAATTTTATCTTAATGAATCCATTTAGGACAATTTAATAGCTAGTTTAAAATGAAGAAAAATTCTATTTGTAATGATTTTCATGTTCTTTTAGGAGAATTTAAATAAAAGCGAACTTGGTATTTTCTCTTTCCATATTATTTTAAGTTGACAGATAAAAATTTGAATGATAAAGTAAAAAAATATAAATTAAGGCAATTATGTTGGCTGCATAGATAACTAAAATTATTGATATTTATGCAAAGTTATTCGATTACTAAGAATATATATTTAGTAGTTGCGATTCATTCAATGACAAAAAATTCCATAGAACAATTTAATTGATAAATAACTTTTTAAATAGAGCTACCTACATACTATCCAAAATACTTATAACGCAGACAAGTAATCTTTCTTTTTCGAAATAACAGAGACTTTTTCATTGCTGAAAGAAAAGGCAAAAAGATGGAATGAAACACAACTGCTAGGTCATTTTCTGAACAAAAATTAGTGATTAGGAAAATGCGGAAGCTACCGTTAACCAGCACAGTTATTAACAACTGACAGAGACTAATTTTGTGAAGAATTGGTGAACTGAGGTGGAACCACGAATTTTCGTCCTCTTAGCTTTTTAGCTAGGGGACTTTTTTATTTATTTTAATCAACTATCTTAAATGAATTGGAGAAACGCATGATACACTATAGTTTGGAAATTTTACCTGCCTTATTATCCGGCTTAAAAACAACAATGGGTATATTTATCTTTACCATCATAGGTGCTGTCCCACTAGGTATATTAATTGCCTTTATTACACAACTGCCAATGGAACCATTAAAATTTTTCATTGAATTATATACCTGGCTACTTAGAGGCACTCCCTTATTACTTCAATTAATTTTTGTGTTTTATGGATTGCCATTAATTGGAGTCGTTTTTCAACGTTATGACGCTGTTTTATTCGCGTTTATTTTAAATTATTCTGCCTATTTTGCGGAAATTTTTCGTGGTGGCATTCAATCTATTCCGAAAGAACAAGTTGAAGCAGCGAAGATGTTAAAACTGACAAAAATACAAACGATTATCCATCTTATTTTTCCCCAGGTAACAAAAATTGTTTTACCCTCTGTTGGTAATGAAGTCATTAATCTGATTAAAGATACTTCACTAATCTATATTCTAGGCTTAGGGGATTTACTAAGAAACGGCCAGGTAGCAATGAGTCGGGATGTTACATTAATTCCTCTAATACTTGTTGGCTTTATCTATCTATTAATGACAGCCATTTTGACAGCCATTATAAAGAGATTAGAAAAACATTATGAGTATTATAAGTAGGGAGAGTTGGAAAATGCTAATTATTAATGGCTTATCAAAAAAATTTAACAATACACAAATTATTGATCAATTCAATTTAAAAATTAAGGAAGGAGAAATTACAACAATTATTGGCCCATCTGGAGGGGGAAAAACTACCTTATTACGTTGTATTGCAGGTTTAGAAACAATTGATTTAGGAGAATTTTTACTTGATGGTATTCCTTTTGATCCAGTCAAAACAGCTAAAAATGAACAAATTATTGGCATTGTTTTTCAGGATTTTCGGCTTTTTCCCCACTTATCTGTTTTAGAAAATATTACCCTTGCTCCTCAATTGTCCTTAAAACAAACCAAAAAAATAAGTGAACAACATGCAAAAGAGCTATTGGAAAAATTAGGATTGGTTGGAAAGGAAAATCTTTATCCTTATCAACTTTCTGGCGGTCAAAAACAACGTGTCGCTTTGGCAAGAGCATTAGCCATGAAGCCCAAGATTCTAGGTTACGATGAACCAACTAGTGCTCTAGACATTCATTTACGACAGCAAATTGAAGCCATTATTCTTGATTTAAAAAAACAAGGCATGACCCAAATTGTTGTGACACATGATAGGACATTTGCCAAAAATATTTCAGATACATTGATTACTGTTCATCCTATACAGTAAATATAAAAGGAGAGTATCGTAAAATGAATCAAGAAAAAATTAAGCAATGTTGCTACATTTGTTGCCTCTTTTTATTTCTCCTAGTATGCTTTGTGGGTTGCTCAAAAAAACAAGTTGAAAAAGATCAATGGTTTAATATTAAACAGAAAAAACAAGTAACGATTGGTCTTGATGATTCATTTGTTCCGATGGGATTTCAAAATAAAGCTGGAAAAATTGTCGGTTATGATATTGATTTAGCTACTGCCGTCTTTCAACTTTATGGTATGAAAGTAAATTTTCAACCCATTGATTGGTCAATGAAAGAAAATGAACTCCAAAACCAAACCATCGACCTTATTTGGAATGGTTATACCAAAAATGCAGAGCGAGAGAAAAAAGTTGCTTTTAGTGATAGCTATATGAATAATTCTCAAGTGATTGTGACATTAAAACAAAAAAATCCAATATACCTCACAATTAAAAAATCGAGTATTAGGTATCCAAAATTGTTCCTCTGGTTATATGAATTTTGAAAATCATCCAACTTCTTTAAAAAATTATATTAAAAATCAGACACCTATCCTTTATGATGGATTTAATGAAGCATTTCTTGATTTAGAATCTAGCCAAATTGATGGTTTGCTCATTGATAAAATTTATGCAAATTATTATTTAGCTCATTTGAAAAAGAAAACTAATTTTTATGTTTTCCCTGCAAACTTTGAAAGTGAAGCTTTTACAGTTGGAATTAGAAAAAATGATTTTTTACTAAAAGAAAAAATAAATTCAGGATTCAAACAATTAAGAAAAAATGGAAAGATGGAAATAATTTATAAAAAATGGTTTGCTACTACTCATCATGATAAAAAATAAGCATTTAGCAGTTGGTTATCTGATAAAATCATTCAGGGAATAATTAAAGAAATCTGAAATAATAAGGAGACAGACACTAATAAAATGTCTGTCTCCTTATTTCTAGTTTATGGCTCATCACATCTATTCATTCATACACATTTATAAAATGATTATTTTTAAAATCAACCATTTTATCTATTCTACTTAATTCTACCCATATTTAATAATCTTTAAAATCAACTAGTCAGAAATCTATATTGTTTTGCAATGAATAGCAATAGATGAAGCATTATCAATTATTTTCTCAATGTATTATTTGTTTTTGTTTCATAAAATGAAACTAGATCTATTTTGCAACAATGTTTACTAATTTGTCTGGAATTACAATGACTTTATGAATATTTTTTCCTTCCAGAATTCGTTGAATACTTTCAATGGTTAATGCTTTTTGTTCCAATTCTTCTTTTCCTAATCCTTTAGGCAGTGTCATCTTACCACGTACTTTACCATTTACTTGGAAAATAATTTCTGTCTCTTCTTCAACCAAGACACTTTCATCATACTCTGGCCAAGGTGCATAGGAAATACTATCTGTTTTGCCAAGAATTTCCCATAATTCTTCTCCTAGATGAGGGACAATTGGTGCTAGCAACTGAACGAAGCCTAAAGCATAATTGTAAGGCAATTCAGCTATTTTATTTGCTTCATTGACAAAAATCATTAATTGTGAAATAGCTGTATTAAAATGCATAGCTTCTAGATCTTCTGTTACTTTTTTAACGGTTTGATTATATAACTTTGTTAGCTGTCCATCATTTGTTTTAATAATCCGGGCATTCATTGTACCAGTTTCACTTACAAGTAATCGCCATACCCGGTCTAAAAATTTCCGACTGCCTTCTAAACCATTTTCACTCCAAGCAATAGAAGCATCTAAAGGTCCCATAAACATTTCATATAGCCTTAAAGTATCTGCTCCATATTTTTCGATAACATCATCCGGATTTACAACATTACCACGAGACTTGGACATTTTTTCATTGTTTTTGCCTAAAATCATACCTTGGTTATAAAGTTTCTGGAAAGGCTCTTTTGTAGGAACAACACCAAGATCATACAGGAACTTATGCCAAAAACGGGCATATAATAAATGAAGAACTGCATGTTCTGCTCCACCTATATAAATATCGACAGGCAGCCAACGTTCCAATGCTTCATAACTAGCAATTTTCTCCTTATTATAGGGATCGATAAATCGCAAATAATACCAAGAACTACCAGCCCATTGAGGCATTGTATTAGTTTCTCTTTTTCCTTTTTTACCTGTCTTTGGATCAATAACATTAATCCAATCTTCAATATTGGCTAATGGAGACTCTCCTGTTCCACTTGGATGAATATCTGTTACTTTTGGTAGGCATAGAGGCAATTCAGATTCAGGAACTACACTTGTTGTTCCATCTTCCCAATGAATAATGGGAATTGGTTCCCCCCAATAACGCTGACGAGAAAAAAGCCAATCTCGCAAACGATAACTTACTTTCTTTTCACCCACCTTATGTTCTTCTAACCAACCAATCATAGTTGAAATAGCAGTTTCTTTATCCAAACCATCTAAAAATCCTGAATTGATATGTCTACCATTACCTGTATAGGCTTCTTCTTCGACATTACCACCATCAATTACCGGTAAGATTTCCAAATTAAAAGTTTTGGCAAAGGCATAATCTCGTTCATCGTGAGCAGGCACTGCCATAATTGCGCCAGTTCCATAAGAAGAAAGCACATAATCAGAAATCCAAATAGGAATTTTTTTATTATTTACTGGATTAATCGCATAAGCTCCTGTAAATACTCCTGTTTTCTCTTTTGCTAATTCTGTACGCATTAAGTCAGATTTTTTAGCAGCTTCAGCCACATATTTCTCTACCATTTTTTGTTGTTTAGGTATTGTAATTTCTTTTACTAACTTATGTTCAGGAGCCAAAACAGTATAGGTAGCTCCAAAAAGTGTATCTGCACGTGTTGTAAATACTGTAAAAGCTTGTTCTATTCCAGCTACCTGAAATGTTATATTCGCTCCCTCTGAGCGACCAATCCAGTTTCTTTGCATATCTTTAATATTTTCTGGCCAATCAACTAGGTCTAAATCCTTCAGTAATCGGTCTGCATAAGCAGTAATTTTTAACATCCATTGCCGCATTGGTTTACGAATAACATCATAGCCGCCACGTTCACTTTTCCCATCAATTACTTCTTCGTTTGAAATCACTGTTCCCAACTCAGGTACCCAATTAACAGCTACTTCTGCTTCATAGGCTAATCCTTTTTCGTATAACTTTGTAAAAATCCATTGTGTCCATTTATAATAATCAGGATTTGTGGTACTAATTTCGCGATTCCAATCATAGCTAAATCCTAATGAATTGATTTGTCGCTTAAATGTTTCAATATTTTCTTTTGTAAATACTTCTGGATCATTTTCTGTATCTAATGCATATTGTTCAGCAGGTAGTCCAAAAGCATCCCAGCCCATCGGATGAAGAACATTGTATCCCTGACTACGTTTCATTCTTGA
The genomic region above belongs to Melissococcus plutonius ATCC 35311 and contains:
- a CDS encoding 50S ribosomal protein L25/general stress protein Ctc; this encodes MSVSLAVKERAVRPRSIRNQLRRKGKVPAIVYGHEIKSIPIFFDEKELLYILHNNGSNVVITMTINNKKINTLLTNTQLDTFNKQMRHAEFLSVNMNEATEVETDVVLTGEASGVKAGGILTQNLYTILVSTTPEQLPENIEVDISNLGIGEAITVGDLPKNPTYELVTSPDEQIASVAEATTAPLGEETIENTNELDNTSETTETETK
- a CDS encoding GlsB/YeaQ/YmgE family stress response membrane protein translates to MLSFIWSLIVGGILGAIAGAIVGRDVPGGIIGNIIVGFLGSWVGTKLLGNMGMVIGGFPIISAFIGALICVVIYSIIIKVVS
- a CDS encoding GNAT family N-acetyltransferase, producing the protein MVIEEILPKNLTDEHYELLLQADPSREMINSYIDRSHCFEILSPKLIAIIVLLPTHPKTLEIVNISVIHSEQGKGIGRYLLQFAQKFAQTNNFDCLEIGTGSTSFKQLYLYQSYGFRICDIYHNFFPYHYKEEIIENKLHLQDMLRLRLILK
- a CDS encoding YaiI/YqxD family protein translates to MKVFIDGDGSPIKKAVIDWAIKKQLFVVIVTSIAHYSTKEFPNFISFVYVDKGVDSADYRILQLIKTGDILITQDYGLAALALAKRVIVLHHLGYEYTDEKITGLLNQRFLSAKMRKNEKYGKGPKPYTHKDLERFMHLLEEVVKKTAEDTQ
- a CDS encoding amino acid ABC transporter permease, encoding MIHYSLEILPALLSGLKTTMGIFIFTIIGAVPLGILIAFITQLPMEPLKFFIELYTWLLRGTPLLLQLIFVFYGLPLIGVVFQRYDAVLFAFILNYSAYFAEIFRGGIQSIPKEQVEAAKMLKLTKIQTIIHLIFPQVTKIVLPSVGNEVINLIKDTSLIYILGLGDLLRNGQVAMSRDVTLIPLILVGFIYLLMTAILTAIIKRLEKHYEYYK
- a CDS encoding YjjG family noncanonical pyrimidine nucleotidase — protein: MSYKTLLFDIDNTLLDFYSAEKHALQALLAEMDIELTGEHLATYQRINRKLWQAFEQGEITKHEIEDQRFYRFFKQLGQIVDGDQMEEKYHHYLDQRHELLGNSKAVLEKLVHDYDLYVVTNGGATTQYKRLKAAQLDHLFKDIFISEEIGYQKPMIEYFNYVFSQISNLNKKNTLLIGDSLTADILGGKQANIETVWLNAQKITNTTSIKPDYTIYNLEESLPILMKDPLKATSIT
- the udk gene encoding uridine kinase, with translation MENNQPIVIGVTGGSGSGKTSVSRAIFEHFPNHSIMMLEQDSYYKDQSHLSFNERLKTNYDHPFAFDTDLLIDHLKNLLAYQTIEKPIYDYVKHTRSSETIVQEPKDVIILEGILILDDQRLRDLMTIKIYVDTDDDIRVIRRIKRDIKERGRTLDSVIEQYSTVVKPMYHQFIEPTKRYADIIVPEGGENHVAIDLIRTKVDSILNK
- a CDS encoding Asp23/Gls24 family envelope stress response protein, encoding MDNKTHTNSNDGANKTNDVKKKLTFDDQVLKKIAGIAVSSIPGILGLSGNAITNLTDKFTNNNNPTKGVNAEVGSKQVAIDLDIIGEYGKNIAEVFDEATKKVADSVKNMTGLELVEFNMNVDDVMSKQQYEEQYQNKKPKDNKTDNKKEDNQNEQRNLQ
- a CDS encoding DUF2273 domain-containing protein, with the protein product MKNKQKYPYRNQLIFTFLFLLIAVLFMFIGFWKTILIVVLTTIGYIIGTMWDGNRSFFSILASIQAFFER
- the amaP gene encoding alkaline shock response membrane anchor protein AmaP codes for the protein MRGLKILGVLLLAIGIFGIIGLFSQLEYVNTLTLFYQNLSNHLSWFTLFYQIVIAISAVLLLISLLMVLFRPVSRKQVIIYKETGSVIFPLHTLESVATSAASEIVPANDIQTSVHLDKHQKAYVQATIHEEKKQQFLTKAMEIQDRIVQAFEQTANIETHKVTVKMTYEKQPILSTWKKQPRVE
- a CDS encoding DUF960 domain-containing protein, with protein sequence MFESFDSERSRYASLGVVVSLPEKLIDSIWLIIDLNLKGVVPLTNILYFDLINNNGKVTIHFSQEMSDVEMSIDLTFPYLEEYPAQVFAFDDGNKETIILPMEMLENS